Proteins encoded within one genomic window of Methanothrix harundinacea 6Ac:
- a CDS encoding DUF2178 domain-containing protein has protein sequence MPMDAKTSRICRMVVIVATVAVAGWSAVIAEVPLVLISAATGGFLFYLCRSRMEEVVVDERDERVSERAAKVAVEAFAAASALVGVLFIAARDEHPGLMNVGFALAFSASALMILYSALYGYYNRRYGYEPCDEE, from the coding sequence ATGCCGATGGACGCAAAGACCTCCAGGATCTGCAGAATGGTCGTCATCGTGGCGACGGTGGCCGTAGCCGGCTGGTCTGCCGTCATCGCCGAGGTCCCCCTGGTATTGATCTCGGCGGCGACGGGCGGGTTTCTCTTCTACCTCTGCAGATCGAGGATGGAAGAGGTGGTCGTCGACGAGAGGGACGAGAGGGTGAGCGAGCGGGCGGCTAAGGTCGCCGTGGAGGCGTTTGCGGCGGCGAGCGCCCTCGTCGGCGTATTATTCATCGCCGCCAGGGATGAGCATCCCGGCCTGATGAACGTCGGGTTTGCCCTGGCCTTCTCTGCCTCCGCCCTGATGATCCTCTACTCGGCTCTGTACGGATACTACAACCGACGATACGGATACGAGCCCTGCGATGAGGAATAA
- a CDS encoding tetratricopeptide repeat protein yields MVFDLGSWAIFAAVLLTVLSLSAYAMADDMTASDWFLVGEDLLEAGSYEDAAAAYDEAISMDPENGTLHLSKGDALYALARAQGFDPRTLEEAIAAYEEAIRLDPASAMARLGKGRALSLASNALVGDERVSGKKEALSAVEMAIDLDPVFFDAWVLRGTLLDELAALTGDLSGYNQSLSAYERAIDLAPFGDARSLALAWDGKAAALSTLANGLAAAGDSEGAAEMYERAVAAYDEAIELDPDFAGLEARLNRASVLAGLGRYERSIEAYDQAAEAAPGDLKAYVSLVFVEKAGVLLEMGEEELALESLDAATFADPGNAAAWTRKGDLLSALGRGSEAEAARARARGVEEKG; encoded by the coding sequence ATGGTCTTCGATCTTGGTTCCTGGGCGATATTCGCCGCAGTTCTTCTCACGGTGCTATCGCTATCCGCCTACGCTATGGCGGATGATATGACGGCAAGCGACTGGTTTTTGGTGGGCGAGGATCTCCTCGAGGCCGGATCCTATGAGGATGCGGCGGCCGCCTACGACGAGGCGATCTCCATGGATCCCGAGAACGGGACCCTTCACCTCTCCAAGGGGGATGCCCTCTATGCCCTGGCCAGGGCCCAGGGATTCGACCCCCGGACCCTCGAGGAGGCGATCGCCGCCTATGAAGAGGCGATCCGCCTCGATCCGGCCTCCGCGATGGCCAGGCTGGGGAAGGGGAGGGCCTTGAGCCTAGCATCAAACGCCCTCGTTGGGGATGAGCGGGTCTCCGGGAAGAAAGAGGCCCTCTCCGCCGTCGAGATGGCGATCGACCTCGACCCGGTCTTCTTCGACGCCTGGGTTTTGAGGGGGACGCTCCTCGACGAGCTGGCGGCCCTCACCGGGGATCTCAGCGGGTATAACCAGTCCCTTTCGGCTTACGAGAGGGCGATCGATCTTGCGCCCTTCGGCGACGCCAGGAGCCTCGCCCTGGCCTGGGACGGCAAGGCCGCCGCCCTCTCAACCCTCGCCAACGGCCTCGCGGCGGCGGGGGACTCGGAGGGGGCAGCGGAAATGTACGAAAGGGCGGTCGCTGCCTACGACGAGGCGATCGAGCTCGACCCCGATTTCGCCGGCCTGGAGGCCCGCCTCAACAGGGCCAGCGTCCTCGCCGGCCTCGGCAGGTACGAGAGGTCGATCGAGGCCTATGACCAGGCGGCAGAAGCCGCTCCCGGGGATCTGAAGGCGTACGTCTCCCTCGTCTTCGTCGAGAAGGCGGGCGTCCTCCTGGAGATGGGGGAGGAGGAGCTGGCGCTCGAGTCCCTCGATGCCGCCACCTTCGCCGACCCCGGGAACGCGGCGGCCTGGACGAGGAAGGGAGACCTCCTCTCGGCCCTCGGCCGCGGCTCCGAGGCCGAGGCCGCCCGGGCCAGGGCGCGGGGGGTGGAGGAGAAGGGATGA
- a CDS encoding tetratricopeptide repeat protein encodes MSESTSMSSTVGFWAVFALLLLALAASWATASAVEDTAEDLIDMGLELYQNRSYQEALKAYDQALFLSPDDVRAWMGKGKVFSALGDYNQSILAYQNATRISPDDPEAWFGVGLNRFLLQDLNDSLKALDRALEMDGNYTRAWELKSAVLAQMGKNDEALEASKRARMTSGPSDTEMLSHSWVSESFILRQMGRDGELLAALENATTLDPQNYDAWILLGEALQGRGEYDRSLAAFDSLLSNIAPTSPPFLALVLIDKGSVLIDMGRYEEARGLYQQTIDLDFSLDPLDQYYLGRAELGEGVSLLRLGDYGEALEAFNRSMEAEPRLADDAWRGIGDARMGLGFYEKALQAYDTALEIYPESVNAERGHAWKGNGDALMAIGRDDDALLAYQNASIAYDLAIEMPDQGRQSYPLNGEFWLNRGAVLEALGLGAQAEEAYGKAREMGYGN; translated from the coding sequence GTGAGTGAATCGACTAGCATGTCCTCGACGGTGGGATTTTGGGCGGTCTTCGCCCTCCTGCTGTTGGCCCTGGCCGCATCCTGGGCCACGGCATCGGCAGTGGAGGATACGGCCGAAGACTTGATCGACATGGGCCTTGAGCTTTACCAGAACCGCTCCTACCAAGAGGCCCTGAAGGCCTACGATCAGGCCCTCTTCTTATCCCCGGACGATGTCCGGGCTTGGATGGGCAAGGGCAAGGTCTTTAGCGCGCTGGGAGATTATAACCAGTCGATTTTGGCCTACCAGAACGCCACCAGGATCTCTCCCGACGATCCGGAGGCCTGGTTTGGGGTGGGGCTGAACCGATTCCTTTTGCAGGACCTCAACGATTCCCTGAAGGCCTTGGATAGGGCCTTGGAGATGGATGGAAACTACACCAGGGCCTGGGAGCTGAAAAGCGCAGTCCTGGCCCAGATGGGCAAAAACGACGAGGCCCTGGAGGCCTCGAAACGAGCCAGGATGACCTCTGGGCCCTCCGATACGGAGATGCTCTCGCACTCCTGGGTATCAGAGTCTTTCATCCTCCGTCAGATGGGGCGCGATGGAGAGTTACTGGCGGCCTTGGAGAACGCCACGACTCTCGACCCCCAAAACTACGACGCCTGGATCCTCCTCGGCGAGGCCCTCCAGGGGAGGGGCGAGTATGATCGGTCCCTTGCGGCCTTCGACAGCCTCCTATCCAACATAGCTCCGACCAGTCCCCCGTTCTTGGCTCTGGTCCTCATCGACAAGGGGAGCGTCCTTATTGACATGGGCCGGTACGAAGAGGCGAGGGGTCTCTACCAGCAGACGATCGACCTCGACTTCTCTCTCGACCCTCTGGACCAGTACTATCTTGGCCGGGCGGAGCTCGGCGAGGGCGTCTCCCTCCTCCGGCTCGGCGACTACGGGGAGGCCCTGGAGGCTTTCAACCGATCGATGGAGGCGGAGCCCCGGCTGGCAGACGATGCCTGGAGGGGGATCGGAGACGCCCGCATGGGGCTTGGGTTTTATGAGAAGGCCCTTCAGGCTTATGATACGGCCCTGGAGATTTATCCAGAGTCTGTAAACGCAGAACGAGGCCATGCCTGGAAGGGGAATGGCGACGCCCTGATGGCCATCGGGCGGGATGATGATGCCCTTTTGGCCTATCAGAACGCCTCCATAGCCTACGACCTCGCCATCGAGATGCCTGATCAGGGAAGACAATCGTATCCCCTCAACGGGGAGTTCTGGCTGAACCGGGGAGCCGTCCTGGAGGCGTTGGGGCTTGGGGCCCAGGCTGAAGAGGCCTATGGGAAGGCCAGGGAGATGGGGTATGGGAATTGA
- a CDS encoding tetratricopeptide repeat protein, whose amino-acid sequence MSLAVLCTCAMGQPATSLALTNIIFVGEDEFIEMANDGKETEIFEGLILTIDDNGSIVLPDFTLEPGERIRFHLGSGERNETDIFLESGLALDDLAGNLTLKDSAGTLEKFAAYWTPEKTARDWFEKGEELSMNGSTEEALAAYERAVELDPKMAEAWTGRGYAKSRLAFIDKDPAGYKEALLSFERAIELNRSQSMAWNGKATLLSMMGRYDEAVDAYDASLEMDPLQPWVLVGKANALWKLGRHNESIAAGDEAIDATSETVEKAFVWFERAHLFAEDGDYNGTVEALNRAIELAPDYKNFWINGGVLLSAHLGRYEEALIYIDRALEIDPEYVDAWISKAQILGPSLGRYDESLEACERAIDIDPEDPDTWRLKGLILMNLGRDAEALAAFDEAIRQNPEDFGSWQWKASLLVEMNRYDESLEAYDEALDLIPESDAETLAQTWLSKGTALKKTGKQEEATEAFARSLALYEEAIMEDPGDVVLLQTRGRALYELGRYDESLEVYDQILESSPGVEPHLVDTTAWIGRGDALRALGRNQEALEAYNRAIELGPHWSNAWYGRGESQRALGQVYNATMSLLVADKLGYKM is encoded by the coding sequence ATGTCGTTGGCAGTCCTCTGCACATGTGCTATGGGGCAGCCTGCCACGTCGTTGGCTCTAACCAACATCATCTTCGTCGGAGAGGACGAGTTCATCGAGATGGCCAACGACGGAAAAGAGACTGAAATCTTCGAGGGGTTGATTCTGACCATCGACGACAATGGGTCGATCGTCCTTCCTGACTTCACCCTCGAACCCGGTGAGAGGATCCGGTTCCACCTCGGCTCTGGCGAGAGGAACGAGACCGACATTTTCCTCGAGAGCGGTCTCGCCCTGGACGACCTCGCCGGAAACCTGACGTTGAAGGACTCTGCTGGAACGCTCGAAAAGTTCGCAGCCTACTGGACGCCGGAGAAGACCGCAAGAGACTGGTTCGAGAAGGGGGAGGAGCTGTCGATGAACGGCTCGACGGAGGAGGCTCTGGCAGCCTATGAGAGGGCCGTTGAACTTGACCCGAAGATGGCTGAGGCCTGGACCGGCAGAGGTTACGCCAAGAGCAGGCTCGCCTTTATCGATAAGGACCCGGCCGGATACAAGGAGGCTCTCCTCTCTTTCGAGAGGGCGATCGAGCTGAACCGGTCGCAATCTATGGCCTGGAATGGGAAGGCCACTCTCCTATCGATGATGGGACGCTACGATGAGGCGGTCGATGCGTACGACGCCTCCCTGGAGATGGACCCTCTTCAGCCCTGGGTCCTCGTCGGGAAGGCGAACGCTTTGTGGAAGCTTGGAAGGCATAATGAGTCGATAGCTGCCGGCGACGAGGCGATAGATGCCACCTCCGAGACCGTCGAGAAGGCGTTCGTATGGTTTGAAAGGGCTCATCTATTCGCGGAAGATGGTGACTACAACGGGACGGTGGAGGCTCTGAATCGGGCAATTGAGCTGGCGCCCGATTATAAAAACTTCTGGATCAACGGGGGCGTTCTCCTGTCGGCTCATCTGGGAAGGTACGAGGAGGCCCTCATATACATCGATAGAGCCCTGGAGATCGATCCAGAATATGTCGACGCCTGGATATCCAAGGCCCAGATTCTGGGGCCCTCCTTAGGCAGGTACGACGAGTCTCTCGAAGCCTGTGAGAGAGCCATAGATATCGATCCCGAAGATCCCGACACATGGCGTTTGAAGGGCCTCATCCTCATGAACTTGGGAAGGGACGCGGAGGCCCTGGCGGCCTTCGATGAGGCGATCAGGCAGAACCCCGAGGACTTCGGGAGCTGGCAGTGGAAGGCGAGCCTCCTCGTCGAGATGAATCGGTACGATGAATCCCTGGAGGCTTACGACGAGGCCCTCGACCTGATCCCGGAGAGCGACGCGGAGACCCTGGCCCAGACCTGGCTTTCCAAGGGGACGGCCCTGAAGAAGACCGGGAAGCAGGAAGAGGCGACGGAGGCCTTCGCGAGGTCGCTGGCCCTTTACGAAGAGGCCATCATGGAGGATCCCGGCGACGTCGTCCTTCTCCAGACGAGAGGCAGAGCCCTCTACGAGCTCGGAAGGTACGACGAGTCCCTGGAGGTCTATGATCAAATCCTCGAATCCTCTCCGGGCGTCGAGCCTCACTTGGTCGATACCACCGCCTGGATAGGCAGGGGCGACGCCCTGAGGGCTCTTGGAAGAAACCAGGAGGCTCTTGAGGCCTACAACAGGGCCATCGAGCTGGGCCCGCATTGGAGCAATGCCTGGTACGGCAGGGGTGAATCCCAGAGGGCCCTCGGCCAGGTTTACAACGCCACCATGTCGCTTCTGGTGGCCGATAAGCTGGGGTATAAGATGTGA
- a CDS encoding tetratricopeptide repeat protein codes for MEWVDVNGKPGYMAAHGGLPKSGAGTRSALALIALAALCCSSAWAQERTADDWVKMGEELLFNDSLEESVEAFDKAIEVDPQNAEAWRYKALILRDQGEYDEAIAAFDKAIEIDPQDTKTRVQKASLLIIMGRQAEALAIFDELTAEVPEDPEERLWQSSAWRSKGNVFAEQGLWNESLRAYDRAIELGSGDPLATYAASSNKGRVLNKLGRYEEAVEACDMALNAYNETPGLASPFLMGEPWLWKGEALEGIGRLDEAALAYEQAAAAFELETSAYPEIAKFWKYKADALEGMGRHEEAAASYERAVEAFKDEIETHAEASNIWRYQWMGEALEALGRDSEAEAAFARARELGYRG; via the coding sequence GTGGAGTGGGTGGATGTGAACGGAAAACCAGGATATATGGCGGCCCACGGTGGGCTGCCGAAGTCAGGGGCAGGCACGAGGTCCGCCCTTGCCCTGATCGCTTTGGCGGCGCTCTGCTGCAGCAGCGCGTGGGCGCAGGAGAGGACAGCAGATGACTGGGTCAAAATGGGCGAAGAGCTGCTTTTCAACGACTCTCTGGAAGAATCGGTTGAGGCCTTCGATAAAGCGATCGAGGTCGATCCCCAGAACGCCGAAGCCTGGCGGTACAAGGCCCTCATTCTCCGAGATCAGGGCGAGTACGATGAGGCGATCGCGGCCTTCGATAAGGCCATTGAAATCGACCCCCAGGACACCAAGACCAGGGTGCAGAAGGCGAGCCTTCTCATAATAATGGGCAGGCAGGCCGAGGCCCTTGCGATATTCGACGAGCTCACGGCCGAGGTTCCGGAGGACCCCGAGGAGAGGCTCTGGCAGAGCAGCGCCTGGCGGAGCAAGGGGAACGTCTTCGCCGAGCAGGGCCTCTGGAACGAGTCCCTCAGGGCTTACGACAGGGCGATAGAGCTTGGTTCTGGCGACCCCCTGGCCACTTATGCCGCCTCGTCCAACAAGGGCCGCGTCCTCAACAAGCTTGGAAGATACGAAGAGGCCGTCGAGGCCTGTGATATGGCCCTTAATGCCTACAATGAGACCCCAGGGCTCGCAAGCCCGTTCCTGATGGGCGAGCCCTGGCTCTGGAAGGGCGAGGCTCTGGAGGGGATAGGGAGGCTCGATGAGGCGGCCCTGGCTTATGAGCAAGCGGCAGCGGCCTTCGAGCTTGAGACCTCCGCGTATCCGGAGATAGCGAAGTTCTGGAAGTACAAGGCCGACGCCCTGGAGGGGATGGGCAGGCATGAGGAGGCGGCCGCATCCTATGAGAGAGCGGTCGAAGCCTTCAAGGACGAGATCGAGACCCACGCCGAGGCTTCTAACATATGGAGGTATCAGTGGATGGGCGAGGCCCTGGAGGCTCTAGGTCGCGATTCCGAGGCGGAGGCCGCCTTTGCCAGGGCGAGGGAGCTGGGGTATCGGGGGTGA